In Limisphaera ngatamarikiensis, the following proteins share a genomic window:
- a CDS encoding DUF72 domain-containing protein, which yields MHPPELFDCGETPHPTPLDREFVREQLRRLTLSGIFIGTSSWKYPGWIGQVYDRNRYLWQGRFAERRFQRECLGEYAEVFPTVCVDAAYYTFPTRAMLEGLAAQVPGQFRFAFKVTDTITVKRFPNLDRFGPRAGQPNPDFLNADLFQENYLEPMTVIRDRVGLLIFEFSRFYPADFARGRDFVESLDRFLARLPAGWPYGVEIRNRTFLQQEYFQCLRRHGVAPVLNSWEGTPPLADQVRLAAADQWEGALGVRLLLRPGRRYEDAVRSFSPYDQIRDPQPDTRAATVELIRSSLRTGRPRPLWVYVNNRFEGNAPGTIAAVLQTLASTGNR from the coding sequence ATGCACCCCCCTGAGCTCTTTGACTGTGGAGAAACGCCGCATCCGACGCCTTTGGACCGCGAGTTCGTGCGGGAGCAGCTCCGAAGGCTGACTCTGTCCGGGATCTTCATCGGGACCTCCTCTTGGAAATATCCGGGATGGATCGGTCAGGTCTATGACCGCAACCGCTACCTCTGGCAGGGTCGGTTTGCCGAGCGCAGGTTCCAGCGGGAGTGCCTGGGTGAGTATGCGGAGGTTTTCCCGACCGTGTGCGTGGACGCGGCCTATTACACCTTTCCCACGCGGGCCATGCTGGAGGGATTGGCCGCACAGGTGCCCGGTCAGTTCCGTTTCGCGTTCAAGGTCACTGATACCATCACGGTGAAACGCTTCCCCAACCTCGACCGTTTCGGCCCCCGGGCCGGCCAGCCCAATCCGGATTTCCTCAACGCGGACCTCTTCCAGGAGAACTATCTCGAGCCCATGACGGTAATCCGGGACCGGGTGGGACTGTTGATCTTCGAGTTCTCGCGATTTTATCCGGCGGACTTTGCCCGCGGTCGGGATTTCGTGGAGTCCCTGGACCGGTTTTTGGCCCGGTTGCCGGCAGGCTGGCCGTACGGTGTGGAGATCCGCAACCGGACTTTTCTTCAGCAGGAGTACTTTCAGTGCCTGAGACGTCACGGCGTGGCGCCCGTGCTGAACAGTTGGGAGGGCACACCGCCGCTGGCCGATCAGGTCCGTCTGGCTGCTGCAGACCAATGGGAAGGCGCGCTCGGGGTCCGACTTCTCCTGCGGCCCGGCCGGCGCTACGAGGACGCGGTGCGGTCGTTCAGCCCGTATGACCAGATCCGGGACCCACAACCCGACACGCGCGCCGCCACGGTCGAACTCATCCGGAGCTCCCTTCGGACCGGCCGTCCACGACCGCTGTGGGTTTATGTGAACAATCGTTTCGAAGGCAACGCACCGGGTACCATTGCCGCCGTCCTCCAGACCCTTGCGTCGACCGGGAACCGTTAG